One region of Phoenix dactylifera cultivar Barhee BC4 unplaced genomic scaffold, palm_55x_up_171113_PBpolish2nd_filt_p 000294F, whole genome shotgun sequence genomic DNA includes:
- the LOC120105473 gene encoding nicotinate-nucleotide pyrophosphorylase [carboxylating], chloroplastic-like isoform X2 has product MLQKPEIFAQYFAVEVLQNLYDDYLAYCFLCIETGDVTCLATVPVDMKAEAHFIAKEDGVIAGISFAEMIFNEVDPSLKVEWSQKDGNYVHKGMQFGKVYGKNLDYNMTWSFDYTHENAFHVSTNIPWSFFQPQSE; this is encoded by the exons ATGCTCCAGAAACCAGAAATATTTGCACAATATTTTGCAGTGGAAGTCCTGCAGAACTTGTATGACGATTATCTAGCTTATTGTTTTCTTTGTATTGAGACAGGGGATGTAACTTGTTTAGCCACTGTTCCGGTGGACATGAAAGCAGAAGCCCACTTCATTGCAAAGGAGGATGGGGTCATTGCtggaatttcttttgcagagatgatTTTTAATGAGGTTGATCCATCATTAAAG GTTGAATGGTCTCAGAAAGATGGAAACTATGTTCACAAAGGCATGCAGTTTGGCAAAGTATATGGTAAAAATTTAGATTATAACATGACTTGGTCTTTTGATTATACTCATGAGAAT GCTTTCCATGTATCAACTAATATTCCATGGTCTTTTTTCCAGCCTCAATCAGAATAG
- the LOC120105473 gene encoding nicotinate-nucleotide pyrophosphorylase [carboxylating], chloroplastic-like isoform X1 — MLQKPEIFAQYFAVEVLQNLYDDYLAYCFLCIETGDVTCLATVPVDMKAEAHFIAKEDGVIAGISFAEMIFNEVDPSLKVEWSQKDGNYVHKGMQFGKVYGCACSIIVAERVALNFMQRMSGIATLTKVAFHVSTNIPWSFFQPQSE; from the exons ATGCTCCAGAAACCAGAAATATTTGCACAATATTTTGCAGTGGAAGTCCTGCAGAACTTGTATGACGATTATCTAGCTTATTGTTTTCTTTGTATTGAGACAGGGGATGTAACTTGTTTAGCCACTGTTCCGGTGGACATGAAAGCAGAAGCCCACTTCATTGCAAAGGAGGATGGGGTCATTGCtggaatttcttttgcagagatgatTTTTAATGAGGTTGATCCATCATTAAAG GTTGAATGGTCTCAGAAAGATGGAAACTATGTTCACAAAGGCATGCAGTTTGGCAAAGTATATG GATGTGCATGCAGCATTATTGTGGCAGAAAGGGTTGCCCTCAATTTTATGCAAAGAATGAGTGGAATAGCAACACTTACCAAGGTAGCTTTCCATGTATCAACTAATATTCCATGGTCTTTTTTCCAGCCTCAATCAGAATAG